Proteins from a genomic interval of Echeneis naucrates chromosome 21, fEcheNa1.1, whole genome shotgun sequence:
- the abi3bpa gene encoding target of Nesh-SH3 isoform X1 produces MMMMRRRMQHHSHTFLVLLVVFSTGIVLSAPPTSHRIRVRRQNMKVRISATGDTIVMKFLRPNADTKLEGYILGYGSSMFSKQFIQLPENGQPYETEFDAEPKYLIAVQPIPTNEVKKQCTGKVDLEKPLHLVIGSVTPTSVLLSWGTLLKTPYEGNVMNDCLEDGHYTVRYRERNRKWNYQTCPTSDTIVDNLKPNTVYEFGVQPSSKDTTGTWSKPVLHNLTMKNNEGKAISQRPVAPVQKPLTPGPRSYPFAPRHVLHNKTQGRQPVSRNLAPKTTLAPTTTTKQESLSTPGSKRPVVTKQPIDNPGGGDPSRSVLPPFLGVPLAPKLHLPAHITPTVLPPQTNVDKHGGQPHQKPLPEPLPKLQLQTHYQPPHPKYQPPHLKPHGTVQTQTGTKPYSRTKPQSYPQSTSQPPPQTQPQPGTKPQSILRAQPQPEPISEPTLKAQPHPVPPSEPVAQTQTQPPSHFKTKPKPQPTSTLTTRVQAQHNSQPIPKTQPEPEPASKLIPQTQSHPKSQPKPKTQSHPKSQPKPKTQSHPKSQPKHKTQSEPKSTFNFIPLTQSPALPRSQFIPRTRSEPQPQLRTQPVPQAKPEPTSHPVPQAKPEPTSHPVPQAKPHPTSHPVPPAKPHPTSHPVPQAKPHPTSHPVPQAKPHPTSHPVPQAKPHPTSHPVPQAKPHRTFHPVPQAKPHRTFHPVPQAKPHRTSHPVLQAKPEPTSHPVPQAKPQPTSHPVPQAKPQPTSHPVPKATPEPTSHPVPQAKPHRTSHPVPQAKPHPTSHPVPQAKPHPTSHPVPQAKPHPTSHPVPQAKPQPTSHPVPQAKPHRTSHPVPQAKPHPTSHNVPKAKPHRTSHNVPQAKPHRTSHPVPQAKPHRTSHPVPQAKPHRTSHPVPQAKPHRTSHNVPKAKPHPTSHPVPQATPHPTSHPVPQATPQPTPHPVPQATPQPTSHPVPQAKPQPTSHPVPQAKPPHKPQSRPVPQTQSKIIYQTRLQPTSQLIPQTKPQPQPRQKSEPIIQAEFRPTPTAQPIPHTISQTQPQAPPQPKLLPQPPTQAHRRPHLKSRPQTTPKLQENPQPKTSPYPKHKAYDPTEPQRKSQVHLQPKIQPTPQSMLLVQPNTRHVTPQNIPHTQQALPKIHIQPKPESQSQSTAQPQTQTQPQPKANLHSQITIKLQPKAKPNSKPMIHSLQPKPEMQPEPKTTPQPKNKPKPQSPLQPKKQPKPQPQPQSEKQPRPQSKKQSRPQSEKQPRPQSEKQPRTQSEKHSQPQPENQPQPQPEKHPQPQPEKEQKPQPKRQPKPQVKAQTRDQQQTEPKAQTQPQSHPVTRTQTQLIPHSQPSPVPHPLSKTHSQLEPPPDSHPASRPQPQPQPGLPYQPQTRTYSDPTKVTPRQNVPTAPSPPEEGKPLPRPALATEKAGSYNHGAGSLRPPVAEAPRSTSSSSVPAGGRNATLFRARPPTHSSRIVRPISPSKTFSSSHSSSTPGAADGMHHKGNALPKPVVWSKANPVLRPAIPVNKQTNLVGKPSDHDKPMDLKQGEKEAILKPFPLVTAKPKQERRQQTTTSAPTLNSSRFDIYENSSIFRPLPASEVDIMGKKRFVAPHVIYKTDKKPDEPCSITSSLSYFPDEDYTDQNVTAPPRVPPSNLTVFTVEGCPSFVILDWQKTDNETREYEVVSTTKGPNGEEVSILTTNQTHTAVENLKPESSYEFKVMPKNELGAGPTSDPVSFNTESADPRVSEHVSGKDAIWTQFPFKADAYSECNGKMYVKRTWYRKFVGIQLCNSLRYKIYLSDSLNGKFYNIGDQTGHGEDHCQFVDSFLDGRTGTQMFADELPSRSGFYRAMRQEPVSFGEIGGTSHVTYVGWYECGTPIPGKW; encoded by the exons TGCGACGTCAGAACATGAAAGTTCGTATCAGCGCCACAGGAGACACCATTGTGATGAAATTCTTGCGTCCCAATGCCGACACCAAGCTCGAGGGGTATATCCTAGGCTACGGCAGCAGCATGTTCTCCAAACAGTTCATTCAGCTGCCCGAAAATGGGCAGCCTTACGAGACGGAGTTTG ATGCTGAGCCCAAGTACCTCATAGCAGTCCAGCCCATCCCGACTAATGAAGTGAAAAAGCAGtgcacag GTAAAGTCGACCTGGAGAAGCCGCTACACTTAGTGATCGGGTCGGTGACGCCGACTTCAGTACTGCTCTCCTGGGGGACGCTGCTGAAAACCCCTTATGAAGGCAACGTCATGAATGACTGTCTAGAGGATGG ACACTACACAGTGCGTTACCGtgagaggaacaggaagtggaactaCCAGACCTGCCCAACTAGTGATACCATTGTTGACAATCTAAAACCCAACACAGTCTATGAGTTTGGTGTCCAGCCCAGCTCGAAGGACACCACTGGAACGTGGAGCAAGCCGGTCCTTCACAATctaacaatgaaaaacaatgagg GGAAAGCCATCAGCCAGCGGCCTGTCGCTCCTGTG CAGAAACCGTTAACACCAGGTCCACGCTCCTATCCCTTCGCTCCTCGCCATG TTCTCCATAACAAGACCCAGGGCAGACAGCCAGTCTCCCGGAACTTAGCCCCAAAGACAACTCTGG CTCCCACCACAACTACTAAACAGGAATCTCTGTCGACACCTGGATCCAAACGGCCTGTGGTCACCAAACAGCCAATCG aCAATCCAGGAGGAGGAGACCCCTCCAGATCTGTCTTGCCTCCTTTCCTGGGAGTCCCATTAGCTCCCAAGCTCCATCTTCCAGCACACATTACACCCACTGTACTACCCCCCCAGACAAATGTGGATAAACATGGAGGGCAACCACATCAAAAACCCCTTCCAGAGCCTTTACCAAAGCTGCAACTCCAGACACACTATCAACCACCACACCCAAAGTACCAGCCACCTCATCTAAAGCCCCATGGAACGGTTCAGACTCAGACAGGGACAAAACCCTATTCCCGAACTAAACCACAATCATATCCCCAATCAACATCCCAGCCCCCACCCCAAACACAGCCACAACCTGGAACAAAACCTCAGTCCATACTCAGGGCTCAACCACAGCCCGAACCAATATCGGAGCCAACACTCAAGGCCCAACCACATCCCGTACCACCATCTGAGCCTGTGGCCCAGACCCAAACACAACCACCATCCCACTTCAAGACTAAACCTAAACCACAACCAACTTCCACACTCACAACCAGGGTTCAAGCCCAACACAACTCCCAGCCAATACCCAAGACTCAACCAGAGCCTGAACCAGCATCCAAGCTCATACCACAAACCCAGTCACATCCGAAATCTCAACCCAAACCCAAGACCCAGTCACATCCGAAATCTCAACCCAAACCCAAGACCCAGTCACATCCGAAATCTCAACCCAAACATAAGACCCAATCAGAACCCAAatcaacatttaatttcataccTCTGACTCAATCTCCTGCCCTACCAAGATCACAATTCATACCCCGCACTCGGTCTGAACCACAACCCCAACTGCGTACTCAGCCAGTACCCCAGGCCAAACCAGAACCAACATCCCACCCTGTGCCCCAGGCCAAACCAGAACCAACATCCCACCCTGTGCCCCAGGCCAAACCACATCCAACATCCCACCCTGTGCCCCCGGCCAAACCACATCCAACATCCCACCCTGTGCCCCAGGCCAAACCACATCCAACATCCCACCCTGTGCCCCAGGCCAAACCACATCCAACATCCCACCCTGTGCCCCAGGCCAAACCACATCCAACATCCCACCCTGTGCCCCAGGCCAAACCACATCGAACATTCCACCCTGTGCCCCAGGCCAAACCACATCGAACATTCCACCCTGTGCCCCAGGCCAAACCACATCGAACATCCCACCCTGTGCTCCAGGCCAAACCAGAACCAACATCCCACCCTGTGCCCCAGGCCAAACCACAACCAACATCCCACCCTGTGCCCCAGGCCAAACCACAACCAACATCCCACCCTGTGCCCAAGGCCACACCAGAACCAACATCCCACCCTGTGCCCCAGGCCAAGCCACATCGAACATCCCACCCTGTGCCCCAGGCCAAACCACATCCAACATCCCACCCTGTGCCCCAGGCCAAACCACATCCAACATCCCACCCTGTGCCCCAGGCCAAACCACATCCAACATCCCACCCTGTGCCCCAGGCCAAGCCACAACCAACATCCCACCCTGTGCCCCAGGCCAAGCCACATCGAACATCCCACCCTGTGCCCCAGGCCAAACCACATCCAACATCCCACAATGTGCCCAAGGCCAAACCACATCGAACATCCCACAATGTGCCCCAGGCCAAACCACATCGAACATCCCACCCCGTGCCCCAGGCCAAACCACATCGAACATCCCACCCCGTGCCCCAGGCCAAACCACATCGAACATCCCACCCCGTGCCCCAGGCCAAACCACATCGAACATCCCACAATGTGCCCAAGGCCAAACCACATCCAACATCCCACCCCGTGCCCCAGGCCACACCACATCCAACATCCCACCCCGTGCCCcaggccacaccacaaccaACACCCCACCCTGTGCCCcaggccacaccacaaccaACATCCCACCCTGTGCCCCAGGCCAAACCACAACCAACATCCCACCCTGTGCCCCAGGCCAAGCCACCACACAAACCACAATCTAGACCTGTACCCCAGACCCAATCCAAGATCATATACCAGACTCGACTTCAACCAACATCACAGCTAATACCTCAGACCAAACCTCAGCCACAACCCCGACAAAAGTCTGAACCGATAATCCAGGCTGAATTTCGACCCACACCAACAGCTCAACCCATACCCCACACCATAAGTCAAACACAACCTCAAGCACCACCCCAGCCCAAACTCCTACCCCAGCCTCCGACACAAGCTCATCGAAGGCCACATCTCAAATCCCGTCCTCAAACTACACCCAAGCTCCAAGAAAATCCACAACCTAAAACATCACCATACCCCAAACACAAGGCCTACGATCCAACAGAACCCCAACGAAAGAGCCAAGTTCATCTGCAACCAAAAATTCAACCAACTCCCCAGTCTATGCTACTGGTACAGCCTAACACACGTCATGTAACACCCCAGAATATACCTCATACCCAACAAGCTCTACCAAAGATTCATATCCAGCCTAAACCTGAATCACAATCCCAATCAACAGCTCAGCCACAAACCCAAACACAGCCTCAGCCAAAAGCCAACCTTCACTCTCAGATAACCATCAAACTGCAGCCCAAGGCCAAACCAAATTCTAAACCAATGATACATTCTCTCCAACCCAAACCTGAGATGCAACCTGAACCCAAAACAACCCCTCAACCAAAGAACAAACCCAAACCTCAATCACCACTTCAGCCAAAAAAGCAACCAAAACCCCAACCGCAACCTCAATCAGAAAAGCAGCCAAGGCCTCAATCAAAAAAACAGTCAAGGCCTCAATCAGAAAAGCAGCCAAGGCCTCAATCAGAAAAGCAGCCAAGGACTCAATCAGAAAAGCACTCACAACCTCAACCTGAAAATCAGCCACAACCTCAACCAGAAAAGCACCCACAACCTCAACCAGAAAAGGAGCAAAAGCCTCAACCAAAAAGGCAACCAAAACCTCAAGTCAAAGCCCAaaccagagaccaacaacaaactgagcCCAAAGCACAGACACAGCCCCAGTCACATCCTGTAACAAGGACTCAGACCCAGCTAATACCTCATTCTCAACCCAGTCCTGTTCCACATCCTCTCTCAAAAACCCATTCCCAACTTGAACCTCCACCCGATTCACACCCAGCATCTAGACCCCAGCCACAACCTCAGCCTGGGCTTCCATATCAGCCTCAGACCAGGACCTACTCTGATCCAACCAAGGTCACCCCAAGGCAGAATGTTCCTACGG CTCCTAGTCCGCCAGAAGAGGGCAAGCCTCTGCCCAGACCTGCCCTGGCTACAGAGAAAGCCGGTAGTTACAATCATG GTGCCGGTTCCCTCAGGCCACCCGTTGCTGAAGCGCCCCGTTCTACTAGTAGCTCATCAGTTCCTGCAGGAGGGAGGAACGCCACACTGTTTCGCGCCCGGCCTCCGACTCACTCCTCTCGTATAGTCAGACCAATCTCTCCATCCAAGACATTCAGCTCCTCCCACAGCTCCAGCACACCTGGGG CAGCCGATGGGATGCATCATAAGGGCAATGCTCTTCCTAAACCTGTGGTGTGGTCCAAAGCCAATCCTG TGCTGCGTCCCGCTATTCCTGTCAACAAGCAAACCAACCTGGTGGGGAAGCCCAGCGACCACG atAAACCCATGGACCTGAAACAAGGAGAGAAGGAGGCCATCTTGAAGCCATTCCCCCTGGTCACAGCCAAGCCCAAGCAAGAGCGCAGACAGCAGACAACCACCTCTGCCCCGACACTAAACA gcAGCCGTTTTGACATATATGAAAACTCGTCCATATTTAGGCCGCTGCCTGCGTCAGAGGTAGACATCATGGGCAAAAAGCGCTTTGTAG CTCCTCATGTGATCTATAAGACGGATAAGAAGCCAGATGAGCCGTGTTCCATCACCTCCTCCCTCAGTTATTTCCCCGATGAGGATTACACTGACCAGAATGTGACGGCCCCTCCCCGCGTACCGCCCTCCAACCTCACTGTGTTTACAGTGGAGGGCTGCCCATCTTTTGTCATTCTGGACTGGCAGAAAACCGACAATGAGACCAGAG AGTATGAAGTCGTATCCACCACGAAGGGACCTAATGGGGAGGAGGTGTCCATACTGACCAccaaccagacacacacagctgtggagAATCTCAAACCGGAGAGCAG TTATGAATTCAAAGTAATGCCCAAGAATGAGCTGGGAGCTGGACCCACCAGTGATCCTGTGTCTTTTAACACAGAATCAG
- the abi3bpa gene encoding target of Nesh-SH3 isoform X4, with the protein MMMMRRRMQHHSHTFLVLLVVFSTGIVLSAPPTSHRIRVRRQNMKVRISATGDTIVMKFLRPNADTKLEGYILGYGSSMFSKQFIQLPENGQPYETEFDAEPKYLIAVQPIPTNEVKKQCTGKVDLEKPLHLVIGSVTPTSVLLSWGTLLKTPYEGNVMNDCLEDGHYTVRYRERNRKWNYQTCPTSDTIVDNLKPNTVYEFGVQPSSKDTTGTWSKPVLHNLTMKNNEGKAISQRPVAPVQKPLTPGPRSYPFAPRHVLHNKTQGRQPVSRNLAPKTTLAPTTTTKQESLSTPGSKRPVVTKQPIDNPGGGDPSRSVLPPFLGVPLAPKLHLPAHITPTVLPPQTNVDKHGGQPHQKPLPEPLPKLQLQTHYQPPHPKYQPPHLKPHGTVQTQTGTKPYSRTKPQSYPQSTSQPPPQTQPQPGTKPQSILRAQPQPEPISEPTLKAQPHPVPPSEPVAQTQTQPPSHFKTKPKPQPTSTLTTRVQAQHNSQPIPKTQPEPEPASKLIPQTQSHPKSQPKPKTQSHPKSQPKPKTQSHPKSQPKHKTQSEPKSTFNFIPLTQSPALPRSQFIPRTRSEPQPQLRTQPVPQAKPEPTSHPVPQAKPEPTSHPVPQAKPHPTSHPVPPAKPHPTSHPVPQAKPHPTSHPVPQAKPHPTSHPVPQAKPHPTSHPVPQAKPHRTFHPVPQAKPHRTFHPVPQAKPHRTSHPVLQAKPEPTSHPVPQAKPQPTSHPVPQAKPQPTSHPVPKATPEPTSHPVPQAKPHRTSHPVPQAKPHPTSHPVPQAKPHPTSHPVPQAKPHPTSHPVPQAKPQPTSHPVPQAKPHRTSHPVPQAKPHPTSHNVPKAKPHRTSHNVPQAKPHRTSHPVPQAKPHRTSHPVPQAKPHRTSHPVPQAKPHRTSHNVPKAKPHPTSHPVPQATPHPTSHPVPQATPQPTPHPVPQATPQPTSHPVPQAKPQPTSHPVPQAKPPHKPQSRPVPQTQSKIIYQTRLQPTSQLIPQTKPQPQPRQKSEPIIQAEFRPTPTAQPIPHTISQTQPQAPPQPKLLPQPPTQAHRRPHLKSRPQTTPKLQENPQPKTSPYPKHKAYDPTEPQRKSQVHLQPKIQPTPQSMLLVQPNTRHVTPQNIPHTQQALPKIHIQPKPESQSQSTAQPQTQTQPQPKANLHSQITIKLQPKAKPNSKPMIHSLQPKPEMQPEPKTTPQPKNKPKPQSPLQPKKQPKPQPQPQSEKQPRPQSKKQSRPQSEKQPRPQSEKQPRTQSEKHSQPQPENQPQPQPEKHPQPQPEKEQKPQPKRQPKPQVKAQTRDQQQTEPKAQTQPQSHPVTRTQTQLIPHSQPSPVPHPLSKTHSQLEPPPDSHPASRPQPQPQPGLPYQPQTRTYSDPTKVTPRQNVPTAPSPPEEGKPLPRPALATEKAGAGSLRPPVAEAPRSTSSSSVPAGGRNATLFRARPPTHSSRIVRPISPSKTFSSSHSSSTPGAADGMHHKGNALPKPVVWSKANPVLRPAIPVNKQTNLVGKPSDHDKPMDLKQGEKEAILKPFPLVTAKPKQERRQQTTTSAPTLNSSRFDIYENSSIFRPLPASEVDIMGKKRFVAPHVIYKTDKKPDEPCSITSSLSYFPDEDYTDQNVTAPPRVPPSNLTVFTVEGCPSFVILDWQKTDNETREYEVVSTTKGPNGEEVSILTTNQTHTAVENLKPESSYEFKVMPKNELGAGPTSDPVSFNTESADPRVSEHVSGKDAIWTQFPFKADAYSECNGKMYVKRTWYRKFVGIQLCNSLRYKIYLSDSLNGKFYNIGDQTGHGEDHCQFVDSFLDGRTGTQMFADELPSRSGFYRAMRQEPVSFGEIGGTSHVTYVGWYECGTPIPGKW; encoded by the exons TGCGACGTCAGAACATGAAAGTTCGTATCAGCGCCACAGGAGACACCATTGTGATGAAATTCTTGCGTCCCAATGCCGACACCAAGCTCGAGGGGTATATCCTAGGCTACGGCAGCAGCATGTTCTCCAAACAGTTCATTCAGCTGCCCGAAAATGGGCAGCCTTACGAGACGGAGTTTG ATGCTGAGCCCAAGTACCTCATAGCAGTCCAGCCCATCCCGACTAATGAAGTGAAAAAGCAGtgcacag GTAAAGTCGACCTGGAGAAGCCGCTACACTTAGTGATCGGGTCGGTGACGCCGACTTCAGTACTGCTCTCCTGGGGGACGCTGCTGAAAACCCCTTATGAAGGCAACGTCATGAATGACTGTCTAGAGGATGG ACACTACACAGTGCGTTACCGtgagaggaacaggaagtggaactaCCAGACCTGCCCAACTAGTGATACCATTGTTGACAATCTAAAACCCAACACAGTCTATGAGTTTGGTGTCCAGCCCAGCTCGAAGGACACCACTGGAACGTGGAGCAAGCCGGTCCTTCACAATctaacaatgaaaaacaatgagg GGAAAGCCATCAGCCAGCGGCCTGTCGCTCCTGTG CAGAAACCGTTAACACCAGGTCCACGCTCCTATCCCTTCGCTCCTCGCCATG TTCTCCATAACAAGACCCAGGGCAGACAGCCAGTCTCCCGGAACTTAGCCCCAAAGACAACTCTGG CTCCCACCACAACTACTAAACAGGAATCTCTGTCGACACCTGGATCCAAACGGCCTGTGGTCACCAAACAGCCAATCG aCAATCCAGGAGGAGGAGACCCCTCCAGATCTGTCTTGCCTCCTTTCCTGGGAGTCCCATTAGCTCCCAAGCTCCATCTTCCAGCACACATTACACCCACTGTACTACCCCCCCAGACAAATGTGGATAAACATGGAGGGCAACCACATCAAAAACCCCTTCCAGAGCCTTTACCAAAGCTGCAACTCCAGACACACTATCAACCACCACACCCAAAGTACCAGCCACCTCATCTAAAGCCCCATGGAACGGTTCAGACTCAGACAGGGACAAAACCCTATTCCCGAACTAAACCACAATCATATCCCCAATCAACATCCCAGCCCCCACCCCAAACACAGCCACAACCTGGAACAAAACCTCAGTCCATACTCAGGGCTCAACCACAGCCCGAACCAATATCGGAGCCAACACTCAAGGCCCAACCACATCCCGTACCACCATCTGAGCCTGTGGCCCAGACCCAAACACAACCACCATCCCACTTCAAGACTAAACCTAAACCACAACCAACTTCCACACTCACAACCAGGGTTCAAGCCCAACACAACTCCCAGCCAATACCCAAGACTCAACCAGAGCCTGAACCAGCATCCAAGCTCATACCACAAACCCAGTCACATCCGAAATCTCAACCCAAACCCAAGACCCAGTCACATCCGAAATCTCAACCCAAACCCAAGACCCAGTCACATCCGAAATCTCAACCCAAACATAAGACCCAATCAGAACCCAAatcaacatttaatttcataccTCTGACTCAATCTCCTGCCCTACCAAGATCACAATTCATACCCCGCACTCGGTCTGAACCACAACCCCAACTGCGTACTCAGCCAGTACCCCAGGCCAAACCAGAACCAACATCCCACCCTGTGCCCCAGGCCAAACCAGAACCAACATCCCACCCTGTGCCCCAGGCCAAACCACATCCAACATCCCACCCTGTGCCCCCGGCCAAACCACATCCAACATCCCACCCTGTGCCCCAGGCCAAACCACATCCAACATCCCACCCTGTGCCCCAGGCCAAACCACATCCAACATCCCACCCTGTGCCCCAGGCCAAACCACATCCAACATCCCACCCTGTGCCCCAGGCCAAACCACATCGAACATTCCACCCTGTGCCCCAGGCCAAACCACATCGAACATTCCACCCTGTGCCCCAGGCCAAACCACATCGAACATCCCACCCTGTGCTCCAGGCCAAACCAGAACCAACATCCCACCCTGTGCCCCAGGCCAAACCACAACCAACATCCCACCCTGTGCCCCAGGCCAAACCACAACCAACATCCCACCCTGTGCCCAAGGCCACACCAGAACCAACATCCCACCCTGTGCCCCAGGCCAAGCCACATCGAACATCCCACCCTGTGCCCCAGGCCAAACCACATCCAACATCCCACCCTGTGCCCCAGGCCAAACCACATCCAACATCCCACCCTGTGCCCCAGGCCAAACCACATCCAACATCCCACCCTGTGCCCCAGGCCAAGCCACAACCAACATCCCACCCTGTGCCCCAGGCCAAGCCACATCGAACATCCCACCCTGTGCCCCAGGCCAAACCACATCCAACATCCCACAATGTGCCCAAGGCCAAACCACATCGAACATCCCACAATGTGCCCCAGGCCAAACCACATCGAACATCCCACCCCGTGCCCCAGGCCAAACCACATCGAACATCCCACCCCGTGCCCCAGGCCAAACCACATCGAACATCCCACCCCGTGCCCCAGGCCAAACCACATCGAACATCCCACAATGTGCCCAAGGCCAAACCACATCCAACATCCCACCCCGTGCCCCAGGCCACACCACATCCAACATCCCACCCCGTGCCCcaggccacaccacaaccaACACCCCACCCTGTGCCCcaggccacaccacaaccaACATCCCACCCTGTGCCCCAGGCCAAACCACAACCAACATCCCACCCTGTGCCCCAGGCCAAGCCACCACACAAACCACAATCTAGACCTGTACCCCAGACCCAATCCAAGATCATATACCAGACTCGACTTCAACCAACATCACAGCTAATACCTCAGACCAAACCTCAGCCACAACCCCGACAAAAGTCTGAACCGATAATCCAGGCTGAATTTCGACCCACACCAACAGCTCAACCCATACCCCACACCATAAGTCAAACACAACCTCAAGCACCACCCCAGCCCAAACTCCTACCCCAGCCTCCGACACAAGCTCATCGAAGGCCACATCTCAAATCCCGTCCTCAAACTACACCCAAGCTCCAAGAAAATCCACAACCTAAAACATCACCATACCCCAAACACAAGGCCTACGATCCAACAGAACCCCAACGAAAGAGCCAAGTTCATCTGCAACCAAAAATTCAACCAACTCCCCAGTCTATGCTACTGGTACAGCCTAACACACGTCATGTAACACCCCAGAATATACCTCATACCCAACAAGCTCTACCAAAGATTCATATCCAGCCTAAACCTGAATCACAATCCCAATCAACAGCTCAGCCACAAACCCAAACACAGCCTCAGCCAAAAGCCAACCTTCACTCTCAGATAACCATCAAACTGCAGCCCAAGGCCAAACCAAATTCTAAACCAATGATACATTCTCTCCAACCCAAACCTGAGATGCAACCTGAACCCAAAACAACCCCTCAACCAAAGAACAAACCCAAACCTCAATCACCACTTCAGCCAAAAAAGCAACCAAAACCCCAACCGCAACCTCAATCAGAAAAGCAGCCAAGGCCTCAATCAAAAAAACAGTCAAGGCCTCAATCAGAAAAGCAGCCAAGGCCTCAATCAGAAAAGCAGCCAAGGACTCAATCAGAAAAGCACTCACAACCTCAACCTGAAAATCAGCCACAACCTCAACCAGAAAAGCACCCACAACCTCAACCAGAAAAGGAGCAAAAGCCTCAACCAAAAAGGCAACCAAAACCTCAAGTCAAAGCCCAaaccagagaccaacaacaaactgagcCCAAAGCACAGACACAGCCCCAGTCACATCCTGTAACAAGGACTCAGACCCAGCTAATACCTCATTCTCAACCCAGTCCTGTTCCACATCCTCTCTCAAAAACCCATTCCCAACTTGAACCTCCACCCGATTCACACCCAGCATCTAGACCCCAGCCACAACCTCAGCCTGGGCTTCCATATCAGCCTCAGACCAGGACCTACTCTGATCCAACCAAGGTCACCCCAAGGCAGAATGTTCCTACGG CTCCTAGTCCGCCAGAAGAGGGCAAGCCTCTGCCCAGACCTGCCCTGGCTACAGAGAAAGCCG GTGCCGGTTCCCTCAGGCCACCCGTTGCTGAAGCGCCCCGTTCTACTAGTAGCTCATCAGTTCCTGCAGGAGGGAGGAACGCCACACTGTTTCGCGCCCGGCCTCCGACTCACTCCTCTCGTATAGTCAGACCAATCTCTCCATCCAAGACATTCAGCTCCTCCCACAGCTCCAGCACACCTGGGG CAGCCGATGGGATGCATCATAAGGGCAATGCTCTTCCTAAACCTGTGGTGTGGTCCAAAGCCAATCCTG TGCTGCGTCCCGCTATTCCTGTCAACAAGCAAACCAACCTGGTGGGGAAGCCCAGCGACCACG atAAACCCATGGACCTGAAACAAGGAGAGAAGGAGGCCATCTTGAAGCCATTCCCCCTGGTCACAGCCAAGCCCAAGCAAGAGCGCAGACAGCAGACAACCACCTCTGCCCCGACACTAAACA gcAGCCGTTTTGACATATATGAAAACTCGTCCATATTTAGGCCGCTGCCTGCGTCAGAGGTAGACATCATGGGCAAAAAGCGCTTTGTAG CTCCTCATGTGATCTATAAGACGGATAAGAAGCCAGATGAGCCGTGTTCCATCACCTCCTCCCTCAGTTATTTCCCCGATGAGGATTACACTGACCAGAATGTGACGGCCCCTCCCCGCGTACCGCCCTCCAACCTCACTGTGTTTACAGTGGAGGGCTGCCCATCTTTTGTCATTCTGGACTGGCAGAAAACCGACAATGAGACCAGAG AGTATGAAGTCGTATCCACCACGAAGGGACCTAATGGGGAGGAGGTGTCCATACTGACCAccaaccagacacacacagctgtggagAATCTCAAACCGGAGAGCAG TTATGAATTCAAAGTAATGCCCAAGAATGAGCTGGGAGCTGGACCCACCAGTGATCCTGTGTCTTTTAACACAGAATCAG